The window CCCTGGCATTAAATCCAGGCATTGATACGCAGGCGTCGCAGGCGCTGCCGAAGGCTGCGAAAGCGGTGTATCAGAGGCACCGCATTCGTAGCCGTCGTAACCTCCGACAACTCCTATAGGGAATGCAGTTTCAGTGGTATGCCCCCGCGACAAATCGACTCGATAGATAAAAGGCACGGCTCGGTCCGTGCCTTTTACGTCTGTGTCTGAGAAAATGCCCGCACTTTTTTTGCGGATGCCGACATGACTGCCTTGAAGAACGACCGTTTCCTTCGTGCCCTGCTCAAGCAACCCGTGGATGTCACGCCCGTCTGGATGATGCGCCAGGCCGGTCGCTACCTGCCTGAATACCGCGCCAGCCGCGCCAAGGCCGGGGACTTCATGAGCCTGTGCATGAATCCGGAGTTCGCCTGCGAAGTCACCTTGCAGCCCCTTGATCGCTATCCACATCTGGACGCGGCCATTCTGTTCTCCGACATCCTGACCATCCCGGATGCCATGGGCCTGGGGTTGTATTTCGAGACAGGCGAAGGCCCGCGCTTCAAGAAAACCGTCAACACCCTGGCCGATATCGAAGCCTTGCCTGTACTGGATGCACAAAAGGACCTCGGCTATGTGATGGATGCTGTCAGCACTATCCGCCGTGAGCTCAATGGCCGTGTGCCGCTGATTGGCTTCTCTGGCAGTCCATGGACCCTGGCGACATACATGGTCGAAGGCGGCTCGTCCAAGGACCATCGCAAGTCCAAAGCCATGCTCTACGAAAACCCGCAAGCCATGCACCTGCTGCTGGACAAGCTGGCAGACTCGGTCATCGCTTACCTCAACGGCCAGATCATGGCCGGGGCGCAGGCCGTGCAGATTTTCGACAGCTGGGGCGGCAGTCTTTCCGATGCGGCGTATCAGGAGTTTTCTCTGGCCTACATGCAGAAGATCGTCAACGGCCTGATCCGCGAGAACGACGGCCGCAAGGTCCCGGTGATTCTGTTCACCAAAGGCGGCGGGCTGTGGTTGGAAAGCA of the Paucimonas lemoignei genome contains:
- the hemE gene encoding uroporphyrinogen decarboxylase is translated as MTALKNDRFLRALLKQPVDVTPVWMMRQAGRYLPEYRASRAKAGDFMSLCMNPEFACEVTLQPLDRYPHLDAAILFSDILTIPDAMGLGLYFETGEGPRFKKTVNTLADIEALPVLDAQKDLGYVMDAVSTIRRELNGRVPLIGFSGSPWTLATYMVEGGSSKDHRKSKAMLYENPQAMHLLLDKLADSVIAYLNGQIMAGAQAVQIFDSWGGSLSDAAYQEFSLAYMQKIVNGLIRENDGRKVPVILFTKGGGLWLESMAETGADALGLDWTTNIGDARRRVGSKVALQGNMDPSVLYASPQAIRAEVSRILASYGSGDGHVFNLGHGITPEVDPAHAGAFIEAVHELSAKYHQ